The Nostoc sp. 'Lobaria pulmonaria (5183) cyanobiont' genome window below encodes:
- the miaA gene encoding tRNA (adenosine(37)-N6)-dimethylallyltransferase MiaA, producing MTKLIVICGATATGKSGLALALAMRLGSVILSADSRQVYREFDIGTAKPAVAEQKLVPHYLIDICDPTDTMTVADYQEQTQALIASIEVMPLLLVGGTGLYIRSIVQGMKIPRVAPQIKLRSQLESLGQLQLYAMLQQVDPVAAQKIHGNDSVRTLRALEVYYVTGHPISEQQGENPPNYPILQIGLDCDVEKLLARIQQRTEQMIADGLVAEVEYLCQKYGADLSLLNTLGYQEIKQYLAGNISLDEAKELIILHTRQFAKRQRTWFRSYPQIKWFDADAPDLLEKVWHRINEFISCTS from the coding sequence ATGACTAAATTAATTGTGATTTGTGGAGCGACAGCAACGGGTAAGTCGGGTTTAGCTTTGGCTTTGGCGATGCGCTTGGGTTCTGTAATTCTTAGTGCCGATTCTCGTCAAGTTTACCGTGAGTTTGATATTGGGACGGCAAAACCAGCTGTGGCTGAACAAAAATTAGTGCCGCACTATTTAATAGATATCTGCGACCCGACAGACACGATGACAGTAGCAGACTACCAGGAACAAACACAAGCCTTAATTGCTTCTATTGAAGTTATGCCACTTTTGCTAGTTGGTGGTACTGGTTTATATATCCGTTCCATTGTCCAAGGGATGAAAATTCCTAGAGTTGCACCACAAATAAAATTGCGATCGCAGCTTGAATCTCTTGGTCAACTACAACTATACGCAATGTTACAACAAGTTGACCCCGTTGCAGCACAAAAGATTCATGGCAATGATTCAGTGCGAACTTTAAGAGCATTAGAGGTATATTATGTCACTGGTCATCCAATTTCAGAACAGCAAGGGGAGAATCCACCAAATTATCCGATTTTGCAAATTGGTTTAGATTGCGATGTTGAAAAGTTGCTTGCTCGTATTCAACAACGTACTGAGCAAATGATAGCAGATGGTTTGGTCGCTGAAGTGGAGTATCTTTGTCAAAAATATGGCGCTGATTTGTCTTTGTTGAATACTTTGGGCTATCAAGAAATTAAGCAATATTTGGCTGGTAATATTTCCTTAGATGAAGCGAAAGAATTAATAATTTTGCATACCCGACAATTTGCCAAGCGACAACGTACTTGGTTTCGATCATATCCACAAATTAAATGGTTTGATGCGGATGCTCCAGATTTATTAGAGAAGGTTTGGCATCGGATAAATGAGTTTATAAGTTGCACAAGTTAG
- the gyrB gene encoding DNA topoisomerase (ATP-hydrolyzing) subunit B gives MTSSYSADQIQVLEGLEAVRKRPGMYIGTTGPRGLHHLVYEVVDNSIDEALAGHCTHIEVDINADGSVTVTDDGRGIPVDTHSRTGKSALETVMTVLHAGGKFGGGGYKVSGGLHGVGISVVNALSEVVEVTVWRDKKVHLQRYERGIPVSDLQVKPYKEARTGTSVTFKPDTQIFTISIEFDYITLSGRLRELAYLNAGVKITFTDHRLELLKSDTPKVETYEYRGGIKEYIAYMNREKQPLHEEIIYVQGERNNVQVEVSLQWCTDAYTDNVLGFANNIRTVDGGTHLEGLKAVLTRTLNAIARKRNKIKENEPNLSGEHVREGLTAVISVKVPDPEFEGQTKTKLGNTEVRGIVDSLVGEVLTEYLEFHPAIADSILDKAIQAFKAAEAARHARELVRRKSVLESSPLPGKLADCSSRDPSESEIFIVEGDSAGGSAKQGRDRRTQAILPLRGKILNIEKTDDAKIYKNNEVQSLITALGLGVKGDEFDSTQLRYHRIVIMTDADVDGAHIRTLLLTFFYRYQRALIEQGFIYIACPPLFKVERGRNHEYCYSDREKNQAIAKFPANANYTIQRFKGLGEMMPQQLWDTTMNPETRKMKQVEIEDAAEADRIFTILMGDRVAPRREFIETYGSKLNFTDLDI, from the coding sequence ATGACGAGCAGTTACAGTGCCGATCAGATTCAAGTTCTGGAAGGTCTGGAAGCCGTCCGCAAAAGACCAGGAATGTACATCGGTACCACTGGGCCGCGAGGACTCCACCATTTAGTCTACGAGGTGGTGGACAATTCAATTGATGAGGCTTTGGCGGGTCATTGCACTCATATAGAAGTAGATATCAACGCTGATGGTTCCGTGACTGTAACAGATGATGGTCGTGGTATTCCCGTCGATACTCACTCGCGTACCGGGAAATCGGCTTTGGAAACCGTAATGACGGTACTGCACGCAGGTGGAAAGTTTGGCGGCGGTGGCTACAAAGTTTCTGGAGGATTGCACGGGGTTGGTATTTCTGTTGTTAATGCCCTATCTGAGGTTGTAGAAGTTACGGTTTGGCGAGATAAAAAGGTTCATCTTCAGCGCTATGAACGCGGTATCCCAGTTAGCGATCTGCAAGTCAAACCTTACAAAGAAGCTAGAACTGGAACTTCTGTTACTTTTAAACCAGATACCCAAATATTCACTATTAGCATTGAGTTTGATTACATCACTTTATCAGGTCGCCTACGGGAATTGGCGTATCTGAATGCAGGTGTCAAAATTACTTTTACTGACCACCGTTTAGAATTACTAAAAAGCGATACACCCAAGGTAGAAACCTACGAGTACAGGGGTGGGATCAAAGAGTACATTGCTTACATGAACCGCGAGAAGCAACCACTGCATGAAGAAATTATCTATGTGCAAGGGGAACGCAACAACGTACAAGTGGAAGTTTCATTGCAGTGGTGTACTGATGCTTACACGGATAATGTGCTAGGTTTTGCTAACAATATTCGCACAGTGGATGGTGGTACGCACTTAGAAGGCTTGAAGGCGGTTTTGACGCGGACATTAAATGCGATCGCCCGCAAGCGCAATAAAATTAAAGAGAATGAACCTAACCTCAGTGGCGAACACGTCCGCGAAGGTTTGACAGCCGTAATTTCCGTTAAAGTCCCCGATCCAGAATTTGAAGGACAAACCAAAACCAAACTCGGTAACACCGAAGTTCGGGGAATTGTTGATTCTCTGGTGGGAGAAGTCCTTACTGAGTATCTCGAATTTCATCCTGCTATAGCAGACTCAATTTTAGATAAAGCTATCCAAGCTTTCAAAGCCGCAGAAGCAGCCCGTCATGCGCGGGAATTAGTTCGGCGCAAATCGGTGCTGGAATCTTCGCCATTACCTGGTAAATTGGCAGATTGCAGTTCTCGTGACCCTAGCGAATCTGAGATATTCATCGTGGAAGGGGACTCAGCAGGTGGGAGCGCCAAACAAGGACGCGATCGCCGCACTCAAGCTATCTTGCCTCTCCGTGGTAAAATTCTCAACATTGAAAAAACCGACGACGCTAAGATTTATAAAAATAACGAAGTTCAATCGTTAATTACAGCCCTCGGTTTAGGTGTCAAAGGTGATGAATTTGATTCTACTCAACTGCGCTATCACCGCATAGTCATTATGACGGATGCTGACGTAGATGGAGCGCACATTCGGACTTTGTTGTTAACATTCTTCTATCGATATCAGCGAGCGCTCATCGAACAAGGCTTTATTTATATTGCTTGTCCCCCATTGTTTAAAGTAGAACGGGGACGTAATCATGAGTATTGCTATAGCGATCGCGAAAAAAATCAAGCGATCGCCAAATTTCCTGCTAACGCCAACTACACCATCCAACGCTTCAAAGGTTTGGGTGAAATGATGCCACAACAACTCTGGGACACCACAATGAACCCAGAAACCCGTAAAATGAAGCAAGTCGAAATTGAGGATGCCGCAGAAGCCGATCGCATTTTCACAATTTTAATGGGCGATCGCGTCGCACCCAGACGAGAATTCATCGAAACCTATGGCTCTAAACTCAACTTCACCGATTTAGATATTTAA
- a CDS encoding fasciclin domain-containing protein, producing MKASKGILGKALFNIIGIGSLVALSACAQPVAETPTATVPSTTVPSVTPTPTATIATQNLAELAKSAASQGQFKTLIQAVQAAGLTEQLATPGPYTIFAPTDAAFSALPKATLDQLLQPANKQQLIKVLSYHVIPGGITSQQLTSGEVKTIEGSPVKITVDRASNSITVNNAKVTQPDIPASNGIVHVVDQVLLPPNFPASLNTTPTPR from the coding sequence ATGAAAGCGAGCAAAGGCATACTAGGAAAAGCATTGTTCAATATTATTGGCATAGGTAGCTTAGTTGCTCTGTCTGCCTGCGCTCAACCTGTCGCAGAAACTCCTACAGCAACTGTCCCTTCAACAACTGTCCCGTCGGTCACGCCAACTCCTACTGCGACTATTGCCACCCAAAATTTAGCAGAATTGGCAAAGTCAGCAGCTAGTCAAGGACAGTTTAAAACTCTCATCCAAGCAGTGCAAGCTGCCGGATTGACTGAACAATTGGCTACACCAGGCCCTTACACAATATTTGCACCTACTGATGCAGCTTTCTCTGCTTTACCCAAAGCTACTCTAGACCAACTCTTACAGCCAGCAAACAAACAACAATTAATCAAGGTTCTGTCCTACCACGTTATACCTGGGGGAATTACCTCCCAGCAATTGACATCTGGAGAAGTTAAAACAATTGAGGGTAGTCCCGTTAAAATCACAGTTGATCGTGCCAGTAACTCAATCACAGTTAACAATGCTAAGGTGACTCAGCCAGATATCCCAGCTAGCAATGGCATCGTTCATGTAGTTGACCAGGTACTTCTGCCACCTAATTTCCCTGCAAGTCTAAACACCACCCCAACACCACGGTAG
- the rpoD gene encoding RNA polymerase sigma factor RpoD → MNQANNVLESIYQPDLEIMNQPELELEELLIDDEEDLLIVDEGDEEFLEPQSDEDDAKSGKAAKSRRRTQSKKKHYTEDSIRLYLQEIGRIRLLRADEEIELARKIADLLELERVRERLCEQLDRDPRDSEWAEAVQLPLPAFRYRLHVGRRAKDKMVQSNLRLVVSIAKKYMNRGLSFQDLIQEGSLGLIRAAEKFDHEKGYKFSTYATWWIRQAITRAIADQSRTIRLPVHLYETISRIKKTTKLLSQEMGRKPTEEEIATRMEMTIEKLRFIAKSAQLPISLETPIGKEEDSRLGDFIESDGETPEDQVSKNLLREDLEKVLDSLSPRERDVLRLRYGLDDGRMKTLEEIGQIFNVTRERIRQIEAKALRKLRHPNRNSVLKEYIR, encoded by the coding sequence ATGAACCAGGCTAACAACGTACTCGAAAGCATATATCAGCCTGACCTAGAAATAATGAATCAGCCTGAGCTCGAGTTAGAAGAACTCTTAATAGACGATGAAGAGGACTTGCTGATCGTAGATGAAGGTGACGAGGAATTTTTAGAGCCTCAGTCTGATGAGGACGACGCAAAGTCTGGAAAAGCCGCTAAATCGCGTCGTCGGACACAAAGCAAGAAAAAGCACTATACCGAAGATTCAATTCGGCTTTACTTGCAAGAGATTGGTAGAATTCGTCTGTTGCGGGCAGACGAAGAAATTGAATTGGCGCGGAAGATAGCCGATTTGCTGGAATTAGAGAGGGTACGCGAAAGACTCTGTGAGCAATTAGATCGCGATCCTCGAGATAGTGAATGGGCAGAAGCAGTACAACTGCCACTACCAGCCTTTCGTTATCGCCTGCATGTTGGTCGCAGGGCGAAAGACAAGATGGTGCAATCTAACCTCCGTCTTGTAGTTTCAATTGCTAAGAAGTACATGAATCGTGGTTTGTCATTCCAAGACTTAATTCAGGAAGGCAGTCTCGGTTTGATTCGTGCCGCTGAAAAGTTTGACCACGAAAAAGGTTATAAGTTTTCTACATACGCTACATGGTGGATTCGTCAAGCAATTACCCGCGCGATCGCAGATCAATCCCGCACAATTCGCCTTCCAGTTCACCTTTACGAAACCATTTCTCGGATTAAGAAAACTACCAAACTGCTATCTCAAGAAATGGGTCGCAAACCCACTGAAGAAGAAATCGCTACTCGCATGGAAATGACCATTGAGAAGTTGCGGTTCATTGCTAAATCCGCCCAGTTACCTATCTCATTAGAAACGCCAATTGGTAAAGAAGAAGATTCTCGATTGGGTGATTTTATTGAATCTGATGGTGAGACGCCGGAAGACCAAGTTTCCAAAAATCTTCTACGCGAAGACCTCGAAAAAGTCCTCGACAGTCTCAGCCCACGCGAACGCGATGTTCTCAGACTGCGTTACGGCTTGGATGATGGTCGGATGAAAACCCTTGAGGAAATCGGACAGATTTTCAACGTTACCCGCGAACGGATTCGTCAAATTGAGGCGAAGGCACTGCGCAAGTTACGCCACCCAAATCGTAACAGCGTTCTCAAAGAGTATATTCGGTAG
- a CDS encoding chlorophyll a/b-binding protein, whose protein sequence is MTNASTTKVTTPVIEDRNAWRWGFTPQAEIWNGRLAMIGFLAAVLVELFSGQGFLHFWGIL, encoded by the coding sequence ATGACAAATGCAAGCACAACAAAAGTCACTACTCCCGTAATTGAAGATCGTAACGCTTGGCGTTGGGGCTTTACCCCACAAGCAGAAATTTGGAACGGTCGCTTGGCAATGATTGGCTTTTTAGCAGCCGTTTTGGTTGAGCTTTTTTCTGGTCAAGGCTTTCTACATTTTTGGGGCATTCTATAA
- a CDS encoding GNAT family N-acetyltransferase — protein MPSGEFLAWVAEVDSQIVATSGLVFFQRSPYNDNLSGLEAYILNVYTIPMWRRQRIATALLKEIISFLRATEAKRLWLYTTEDGKRIYEKLGFVSTSKEIEMVWY, from the coding sequence ATGCCGTCGGGTGAGTTTTTAGCTTGGGTAGCTGAAGTGGATAGTCAAATTGTTGCCACTAGCGGCTTGGTATTTTTTCAACGATCCCCTTACAACGACAATCTCTCAGGCTTAGAAGCCTACATTCTGAACGTTTATACAATTCCGATGTGGCGACGCCAGAGAATTGCAACAGCATTATTAAAGGAAATTATTAGCTTTCTGAGAGCAACTGAGGCAAAACGCCTCTGGCTTTATACCACTGAGGATGGTAAACGTATCTACGAGAAGCTTGGTTTTGTCTCGACTTCAAAAGAAATAGAAATGGTCTGGTACTAA